Below is a window of Tolypothrix bouteillei VB521301 DNA.
CTCAAAGGAATGCAACGTCTTTGGGGGCGGAAAATATCAGACCTAGCTTTTGGAGAATTTCTACAAATTTTAGAGTGGATTGCCAAAAAGAAAGGCAATTCTGTCATATTTATAGATCGATGGTATCCGTCTACTAAAACTTGTTCTAGTTGTGGACACGTTCTAGAAAAGCTGGATTTGTCCGTCAGAGAGTGGCGCTGTCCGTCCTGTCAGTTAGTGAATGGGAGGGACGAAAATGCAGCTAAAAATATTTGTGCAGTTGGGGCATCAACTGTTGGGTTAGGTGATGTAAGACGGGCTGTGCCTGCAATCGCTGTCTGAGCCTAGAATCCCCACGCCTTTAGGCTGGGGAGTATGTCAAAAAGCCCTAGTGATTAGAAATCACGGCTATACAAACAAAGCCCCTTCGGGTTTGCCAGTTCCCTACGGCGGGAAACCCGCCTGCAGGACTGGACTCACCGCCTACGCGGACTAAATTATAAAGGGGTATAAGACGCGGACTTAGTCTGAGGTCTGTCGAACTCACATTCATTCAATTCCGTTCAATAATAGGACAAATAGTTTCTTCACCTTGTTCGGTTATTTTTTCCCAACCAGAAAGAAGCCCCTCCAACTCAGACTTTAAGAGAAATAATTGCTGAATTTGTTCATCAATAGCTGATAGCTTGTTTTTTAACTGAACTTTTATGCGATCGCAGGGCATAAACCCATCATCATGAACATCTAAAAACTCTTTAATTTCCAATAAAGTTAAACCCAGATTTTGAGCGCGTTTAATAAATTTTAACCGTGCCAAAACCTCAGAATTAAATAATCTAAATCCACCTTCAGTTCTACTTGAAGCATGAAGCAATCCAAGCTCTTCGTAATAGCGGATCGTTTTAATAGGAACGCCACTTTCTTTAGCAACTTCGCCTATTTGTTTTAGCGGTTCTTGAATTAACATACCTACCTTAACCTTCCTCTCCCCTTGCATGAGAGAGAATTACCATTTTCATTGTAAACCCTCCAGTAAGATGGAGAGTCAAGAGAACCACGAGTAATGCCCCCTGTTAATTCTGCAAAATTTTAGGGAAAGCTATTAACAGTAGCTTCTCCAACAGGTGGGGTTAAAGAAAGATGATGAACGATAAAAATGATAATAATGAAGAAACTCACTTAGAATTAGCCAATACAGACGCTAACTCTTTGGAGTATAAAGATATTTACCAACTGCTGGATATTCCGGCCATACAGAACGAGAATCTCCCTATATGGGCTTTGGAACAGTTAGACTCCAAGGAGCCGGACAACTACCCCTACAAATACGAGAAACTCAAACTCGAGCCCTCAAGAATGGGTCATTGGCTGGAATATGAAGAAACTGCAAGGCTAGAAAGATTAAAGTTACCTGCGGATAGCGATACCAACTTTAATCTCGATTTATTCAATTATTTTGAAGCCTAAAGCCAAGCGCGATCGTATTGAACGGGCCAAACTTTATCTTGCTTCAATTGCTTAGCCGCATGAGAGGGCCAATAAGGATTGCGTAAAAGTTCCCGTGCCAACAACACAATATCAGCTTGCCCGGTACGAACAATACAATCTGCTTGTTCGGGCGACGTGATTAAGCCTACAGCACCAGTAGGAATATTTGCCTCATGGCGAATTCTAGCCGCAAAGGGAGTTTGATAACCGGGACCGTAAGGGATTTTGGCATTTGTCAGAGTACCCCCACTCGAACAATCAATTAAATCAACTCCCAGCGATTTGAGTTTATCTGCAAGAGCAATACTTTGTTCAATGTCCCAACCATTTTCTGCCCAATCAGTTGCAGAAATTCGGACCCAAAGCGAGGAGTCCCCTTCAGGTAATACTTCTCGGACTCCACTAACAACTTCTCTGAGAAAACGGGTTCGATTTTCAAAACTACCCCCATATTCATCTTCTCTGTGATTGCTCAAAGGTGATAAAAACTGATGTAATAAATAGCCGTGGGCTGCATGAATTTCAATAACCTTAAACCCAGCTTCAACCGAACGTTTGGTTGCTTGTACAAAAGCGTCAGTCACTTGCTGGATTTCTTCAATGCTTAAGGGTTGTGGAACTGGGTGTTTATCACTAAAAGCAAGAGGACTGCTAGAAACTACAGGACGCCAACCGCCCACCGATTCATCTAGAATTTGTCCGCCTTCCCAAGGAGGTGCTGTACTCGCTTTTCTTCCAGCATGAGCGAGTTGGATACCAGCAATAGAACCCAAATTATGAATAAGTTGCACAATTTTTGCCAGAGGTTCAATATGCTTATCAGACCAAATGCCCAAATCTTGAGGACTAATGCGTCCTCGCGGTTCTACAGCCGCCGCTTCAGTCAAGACTAAACCTGCACCACCAGCCGCACGACTAGCTAAATGGACTAGATGCCAATCATTGGCATAACCATCAGTACTGGAATATTGACACATTGGAGCAACGGCGATGCGATTGCGAAAAGTCACCGAGCCAAGGGTAATCGATTCAAATAGATGTGACATGGGAAGTAGGAAGTAGGAATTATGAAGTATGAATTATGAATTATGAAGTAGGAGCTGTTTCATTCTTTTATAGTTTATCTTTCATCCTTTATACTTTGAGTGCGCGTTTTCCTAAAGACAAGCAAATAACATCGTTTTGTGGAGTATGGATGCGGCTGCACAGAACATCTCGATAATGGCGTTCTATCGGATTGTTTTTTGATAGTCCCGGATTGCCAATGAGTTCGAGTCCAATTTCTACAGCACGAATTGAGTGATTTGTCGTGAGGTATTTCACAGTTTGTGCTTGAGAACCTAGGGAACTGCTGGACTCGCCTCCATCAACTTCGGCTGCTAAACCATAGATAAGTCGCTGATTGGCGTAAAGTAAAGCTTCTATTTCACCAATTGCTATTTGAAAGCGGGGCAGAGTTGCCAAACTATCGCCTAAGTTAGCAGGCGATCGCTTGTTTAAATATTGTACCAACCAATCTCGTGCTGCTTTTGCTACTCCTTGATACAAAGCACTCAGTAACAAACTTCCACCTGTTAGTAAAAGAGGGTTGGGAGGTGACCAAGCCTGTACGGGACGGATATCCAAAGCATACTCTTCTGGGATAAAAACATTCTCCAATATTAGGTCATGGCTGCCAGTTGCACGCATTCCCAAGTGATCCCAAGTTTCTACAATACGCAGACCGGCAAGGTCGCGAGGAACTAAAAAGCTACCGACTTGCACATCTTTATCATCAGTTCTTGCCCAAACCACAAAATACCGCAAGATGGGACTGCCTGTGGTGTAAATTTTGTGACCTGAGAGCAACCAACCACCAGGCTGGCGTTGGGCAATTGTTGCAGGTAGTCCCCCTCGTGCTGGTGTTCCTAGTTCTGGTTCAACACGCGCCGCGTTGAGTAAGGCTATACCTTCAACAGATTCCCGACACAGTCTTTCATAGATAGCAGGATGCCATCGGCGAGAACTAGCTGCGTTAGCATATTGTAAATAATGCATTGTTAGCACCAGAGCCGTCGATGCATCTCCCCGAGCTATGGTTTCAATAACTTGGCAAATTGTGGAATAGCCCAAACCCCGACCACCAAATTCTAATGGAACAGTCAGACTTAAAAGCTGAGCTTTGTGGAGGGCTTCAAAGTTTTCAAAAGGAAATGTACTGTTGCGATCGTGTGTTGCGGCGCGAGTCGCAAAATCAGCTGCCAAAGCCTTTACGCGCTCCAATAAACTAGAAGTGGTTTCGGTTGGTGAGAAGCTTGAACTATCAAGGGTTAAGTTGAAATTTTTCATCTTTTATCCTTTCTTTCGCGACATTATGCGATCGCTTTAAACTTTTTTGTAGTTGCGTTAAGCGTTGTTGCCAATCGCACATTTTTCAACTTGAAAATAAAGCCTTGCATAGAAAAAACATTTATGGTAATTTTCTCTATACTGCTAAAATAGCATAATTTGATTGATATGCCGTATTTTAAAAGAATAATCGGCTAGTCAAAGTGTATTCTTAGTAGAATCTCTCATCTGTTTGGACAACACCAGTAAGCGGTTGATGTTTCCATTGACTTGGGGAGACGCTAATCTCCCCAAGAAATGGTTTCATAGAGTTTATAAGTTTTAGAGCCTTAACCATAAAGACGCCTTTTTCCCCCATCCAAACCCAAACCCCTAGCGGAGACTTTTTATGCCGGTAGAATTTATTGGCTTAATCCGGACTAAACCCGTATCA
It encodes the following:
- a CDS encoding acyl-CoA dehydrogenase family protein — protein: MKNFNLTLDSSSFSPTETTSSLLERVKALAADFATRAATHDRNSTFPFENFEALHKAQLLSLTVPLEFGGRGLGYSTICQVIETIARGDASTALVLTMHYLQYANAASSRRWHPAIYERLCRESVEGIALLNAARVEPELGTPARGGLPATIAQRQPGGWLLSGHKIYTTGSPILRYFVVWARTDDKDVQVGSFLVPRDLAGLRIVETWDHLGMRATGSHDLILENVFIPEEYALDIRPVQAWSPPNPLLLTGGSLLLSALYQGVAKAARDWLVQYLNKRSPANLGDSLATLPRFQIAIGEIEALLYANQRLIYGLAAEVDGGESSSSLGSQAQTVKYLTTNHSIRAVEIGLELIGNPGLSKNNPIERHYRDVLCSRIHTPQNDVICLSLGKRALKV
- a CDS encoding heavy metal-responsive transcriptional regulator — encoded protein: MLIQEPLKQIGEVAKESGVPIKTIRYYEELGLLHASSRTEGGFRLFNSEVLARLKFIKRAQNLGLTLLEIKEFLDVHDDGFMPCDRIKVQLKNKLSAIDEQIQQLFLLKSELEGLLSGWEKITEQGEETICPIIERN
- a CDS encoding NADH:flavin oxidoreductase/NADH oxidase translates to MSHLFESITLGSVTFRNRIAVAPMCQYSSTDGYANDWHLVHLASRAAGGAGLVLTEAAAVEPRGRISPQDLGIWSDKHIEPLAKIVQLIHNLGSIAGIQLAHAGRKASTAPPWEGGQILDESVGGWRPVVSSSPLAFSDKHPVPQPLSIEEIQQVTDAFVQATKRSVEAGFKVIEIHAAHGYLLHQFLSPLSNHREDEYGGSFENRTRFLREVVSGVREVLPEGDSSLWVRISATDWAENGWDIEQSIALADKLKSLGVDLIDCSSGGTLTNAKIPYGPGYQTPFAARIRHEANIPTGAVGLITSPEQADCIVRTGQADIVLLARELLRNPYWPSHAAKQLKQDKVWPVQYDRAWL